One Papaver somniferum cultivar HN1 chromosome 10, ASM357369v1, whole genome shotgun sequence genomic window carries:
- the LOC113315415 gene encoding uncharacterized protein LOC113315415 yields the protein MQNPRHPNFQIFSEKNTFIIKENTDQVTLLSYTTLTNLPAKIGCPKSGGVQQETDADVVGDYSANTSCEADPSSLGISEYTEGEIVFAYHGPHIHDAKVLKVKMQKVDDTEEKRYFIHYLVSAMRKHEVHEAKKGASKDGRTKRRKSSIASLAALSTPSRTDQGVPLVSNDLGSTAQFSGQSRRTFMFEQLVERDSLIGCGGYVLVYDFWVPPEHEAVYTEIVKNHGHIPTMEVLPEMNTLVSLTRSLLQIADDKTKAEQVPPSAEKLKGWGKVIASAQRLNFNVNWMEVLLKEFETKVNARRARLPSVIAKLRRNLVLLRVEAQAHAAIQERLVAEVAEVATKANVTNAAIVTNEKLLREAEEELAATQ from the exons ATGCAAAACCCTCGTCATCCTAATTTCCAAATCTTCTCAGAAAAAAATACCTTTATCATCAAAGAAAACACAGATCAAGTAACATTATTATCCTACACCACTCTCACTAATCTTCCCGCCAAAATCGGTTGCCCTAAATCAGGAGGTGTTCAACAAGAAACAGACGCCGATGTGGTCGGTGATTATTCTGCGAATACTAGTTGTGAAGCAGATCCTTCTTCCTTAGGTATTTCTGAATATACTGAAGGTGAAATAGTTTTTGCTTATCACGGTCCTCATATTCACGATGCGAAG GTCCTAAAAGTTAAGATGCAGAAAGTTGATGATACGGAGGAAAAGAGATATTTTATCCATTACCTT GTTTCAGCTATGAGAAAGCATGAGGTTCATGAGGCTAAGAAAGGCGCCAGCAAAGATGGCAGGACCAAACGCCGCAAGAGTAGTATTGCCTCTCTAGCTGCTTTAAGTACTCCCTCTAGGACCGATCAAGGTGTTCCTCTTGTCTCGAATGATCTAGGTTCCACTGCTCAGTTCTCTGGTCAAAGCAGAAGGACTTTTATGTTTGAGCAGTTGGTTGAGCGTGATTCACTGATTGGTTGTGGCGGCTATGTCCTGGTGTACGATTTTTGGGTTCCTCCAGAACATGAGGCCGTGTACACGGAGATTGTGAAAAACCATGGTCACATTCCTACTATGGAAGTCCTTCCCGAGATGAACACATTGGTTTCTTTGACTCGCAGCCTGTTGCAAATTGCCGATGATAAGACTAAAGCTGAGCAAGTTCCTCCTTCTGCGGAGAAGTTAAAAGGGTGGGGTAAGGTAATAGCTTCTGCTCAACGTCTGAACTTCAATGTTAATTGGATGGAAGTTCTTTTGAAGGAATTTGAGACCAAGGTAAATGCTCGGCGGGCGCGACTTCCAAGCGTTATTGCTAAACTGCGAAGGAATCTGGTCCTACTGCGGGTAGAAGCCCAGGCACATGCAGCTATTCAGGAACGGCTTGTAGCTGAAGTTGCAGAAGTTGCAACTAAAGCTAATGTGACTAATGCTGCAATTGTTACCAATGAAAAGCTACTTCGTGAAGCAGAGGAAGAACTTGCAGCTACCCAATGA